The Deinococcus aerolatus genomic sequence CTTGAGAGGTTCACCATGCCAGAAGTCATCTTATACGCGACGCCCACCTGCCCCGACTGCCACGCCCTGCGCCTGTGGTTCGACCGGCACGGGGTGACCTATGAAGAGCGTGATCTGACGGACCCTGCCGTGGCGGACGGGGCAAAGGCGCAGTACGGCGTGCGCGTCGCGCCCATTACCGTGATCGGCGAGCAGTTCTTTTACGGCACCTTTGACCAGCAGCGGCCAGAGATCGAGGCGCTTCTGACCTGAATTTTACAGAGCCTGAACAGGCCCGGCCTATGTTGCCCGGATGGGCAGGAGAGACGCATGACGACGCAAGACCACAGCGGTCACCAGGGCCGTCAACACGCACCGGCGGACGCCGTTCTTGAAGTGGCGTTCCACGACTGCCACGACGCTTCGGAGTTTGCCGATCTGGAACGGAGCCTCGCGCGGGTCCCTGGCGTGATCTCCGTCCATATTGACCGCACCCGCGCGGTGGCGCACCTGGGGTATGACCCGGGAAGGGTCACCGAAGCCGGGCTTCGGCAGCACCTGCGTGAGGCTGGCTACAACTGCGCCTGCCAGGACTGCCTGCCGTCCTCAGTGCAACAAGGGCACCCGAGCGTCGGTCACGAGCACCACGGACATGAGGCATCCAGCAGCGGCGCAGGGGAACATGACCACGCGGCGATGGACCACCCAGGGAGCACTGGAGCGCCGGACGGACACGGAGCGGCCAGCCATGGCCCCCACACGGGTCACGACGCCCACGCCGACATGGGCCACGACGAACACGCGGGGCACGGCGCGGAGATGGTCAACGACATGCTGCGCCGCTTCGTGGTGTCGCTGATCCTCACCGTCCCGATCGTGCTGTACTCCCCGATTGGCGGGCTGCTGGGCTTCACGGCGCCGCCGCCCTTCGGCCTGTCGATGGCCTGGTTCGGGCTGATCCTCGCCACACCGGTCGTGTGGTGGGGGGGCTGGCCGTTCATCTCTGCGGCCTGGCGTGCCCTCAAGCGGCGCGAGGCGAACATGATGACCCTGATTGCCACGGGCATCCTGGTCTCATACGTCTACTCGGTCTGGGTCACGCTCTTCCTGCGGACGGATGAGGTGTTCTTCGAGGCCGCCGCGATGCTCACGACCTTCTCGCTGGTCGGGCACTGGCTGGAGATGCGCTCGCGCTTCGCCACGGGGCGGGCGGTGGAGGCCCTGTTGAAGCTGGCGCCAAGCACCGCCCGCGTGGTGAGGGACGGGCAGGAAACCGAGGTGCCGCTGGAGCACGTTGTGGTGGGCAATGAGATCGTGGTGCGCCCCGGCGACCGGGTGCCGGTGGACGGCGAGGTGGTTTCCGGCGACTCCTACGTGGACGAGAGCATGATCACCGGCGAGCCCATCCCTGTTCAGAAGACGGCGGGCAAGTCGGTGACGGGCGGCACCGTCAACCAGAATGGAGCCTTCACCTTCCGGGCGACGGCGGTGGGGGCAGACACCGCCCTCTCGCGCATCGTCCAGATGGTGCAGAACGCCCAGGCGAGCAAGGCGCCGGCGCAGCGCCTGGCCGACACCGCTGGAAAGTACCTGGTGTTCGTGGCCCTGGGCAGCGGCTTGATCGCCTTTCTGGTCTGGTCTCTGCTGGGAGCGGGCGTCGTGTTCGCCCTCACGGCCGCTGTCTCCACCATCGTCATCGCCTGCCCGGACGCGCTGGCGCTCGCCACGCCAACCGCCATCACCGTGGGCGTCGGCAAAGGGGCACGGGAAGGCGTGCTGTTCAAGAACGCCGCCGCGCTGGAGGGGACGGCCGGGGTGGACACCGTGATCTTCGACAAGACCGGGACGCTGACGGAGGGCAGACCCGCCCTGACCGACCTGGTGCCCACAGCGGGCGTGAATGAAAGTGACCTTCTGCACCTGGCGGCCTCTGCCGATCAGCCCTCGCAGCACCCGCTGGCTGAGGCCATCGTGAAGGCGGCCGGGGCCCGGGGCGTGACAGTCCGGCGTCCCCAAGCCTTTGACAGCATCCCCGGCCATGGCGTGGAGGCGACCGTCCAGGGCCAGCGGGTGCTGATCGGCAACCGCAAGCTGATGGACCGGGAGGGGGTGGAGGTCAGCTCCCTGGCGGGTGAGATGGACCGGCTTGCGGCGGACGGCAAGACGGCCATGTACGTGGCGGCAGACGGGCACCTGCTGGGCGTGGTGGCGGTGGCCGACCAGATACGGGCGTCGGCCAGGGTGGCGGTCATGGAGTTGCGTCGCCTGGGCGTGCAGACGGTGATGCTCACCGGGGACAACCGCCGCACGGCGGACGCGGTGGCCCGGCAACTGGGGATCGACACGGTGATCGCGGACGTGCTGCCGGGAGAGAAGGCCGCCAAGGTTCAGGAGTTACAGGGCCAGGGCCGCAAGGTCGCGATGGTGGGCGATGGGGTCAACGACGCGCCTGCCCTGGCTCAGGCCGAGATAGGCATGGCCATCGGGGCCGGAACCGATGTGGCCGTCGAGACTGCGGACGTGGTCCTGGTCAAGAGTGACCCGGCGAGCGTGGCGGTCGGCATCACCCTGGCCCGGCACGTCCGGGGCAAGATCGAGCAGAACCTCTTCTGGGCTGCCATTTACAACCTGCTGGCGATCCCTTTCGCGGCGGGCGTGCTATACCCGAGCTACGGCATCCTGCTGCGCCCGGAGTGGGCCGCGCTGCTGATGAGCGCCAGCACCGTGATCGTCACGCTCAACGCCCTATCGCTGAATCGACTGCGGTTTAACCGCCCCGCCGTGACGGCGGCCTGAGCGCTGCAAAAGAAGGGCCCCCACCGCAGATGGTGGGGGCCTGTACAGCACGCTTTAATGGTGGCTGTCGTGATCAGCTCCAGCAGGTTCGCCCGGCGCAAGATTCCGCGCTCCCGCCACACCAGAGCGCCGTGCCGGGAAGCTCACGCTGTTCGGGCCACGGCCGGTGGGAACCTGGGGGGCCGGTATGTCGCGCGGTAAGGTCCACCACCCAGAGCGTGTTCGCGGAGGTGTTGGTCACGTAGGTGTAGCGGCTGTTTGGCACGGCCGTGACGCCGCGCGTCCCGGCGCCGGCGGTGATGGTCGCCAGGACGCTGAACCGGACGGTGGATGGGGCATGATCTTCCTTGTGACCTCTTCCATGCCCGCGCGGCCCGCCGACCCGTACGCGGTGATCAAGGCCGAGTTGATCGCCCAGTTCGCCCTGGGTCCCGGCTCCCTGCATGGGCCGGAACACTGGCAGCGCGTCGAGGACACCGCCGTGCGCCTCGCCCAGTTGGGGGGAGGCGACGTCCAGGTGGCCCGCTGGTTCGGCCTGTTCCATGACGCGGCCCGGCACAGCGAGGGCACGGATTCCCGTCACGGCCACCGGGCGGCCGGGCTGGTTGACCGTTACCGGACCTGGCTGGGCCTCACCGCCACCCAGCTCGGGCTGCTGCAGTGGGCGTGCAAACACCACGCCAGCGGCCAGACCACCGACGAACCTACCGTGGGCGCGTGCTGGGACGCCGACCGACTTGATCTGCCCAGAGTCGGGATTCAACCTCAGGCGAGGTATCTGAGCACTGTGGCGGGCAGACAGCAGGCGCTGCGGCTGTTCCCCGCGGCGGCAGGCGGCCGTGAGCACCCCGGCTGAGTCAGGCGTCGACGCAAAGATCCCCGCCAGCGTCAGTGGAGGCCAGCGAGGTCCTCCAGGGTCGCGTGGCTGCGCCGTTGCTAACCAGGGAAGCGGCTGGTGAGCAAGTCTGCGCCGTCACAGCGAGTCTGAGGCGGTAGCGAGAACCTGTCGTGAGCAGTCTTGATCTGGTAAGTGCATCGGGCGCCTTCGGGTCGAGACGGTGGGGGGCTGACTCCTGAAGCGGACCAGTGGGGGGGCCGTCCCGCGGGACGGCCCCCCTCGTGCAGTGGCCTCAGACAATGGTGTCTGGGGCATATTCAAAACTGACACCTCACCGCCGCGCACTCGGAACTGGTCCCGCCTGAGGTGGGCGGCTCCAGCGGGGTTGGCCATCCCCCGCCCGCTTCGCCGTGTACATCGCCTGGTCTGCCAGACGCAGCAACTCATCGTGTTCCACCGCGTCGTCCGGAAAGGCAGCCATGCCGATACTCCACCTGACCTGGACCGGCTGACCGGCCACCACAAATGGTTGAGTGAATGCCTGCTGAACCCGGGTCATCGCCACCTCCGCACCCTGCGGCGAGCGCAGATCGGTCAGCACGACCGTGAATTCATCCCCGCCCAGGCGCGCCACCAGATCGCTGGTCGTCACGGTCTCCCGCAGGCGCTGACCCACCTGCACCAGCAGCGCGTCCCCCGCCGCGTGACCGAGCGTGTCATTGACGCTCTTGAAGCCGTTAAGGTCCATCAGCGCCAGCACCACGCGCTCGCCCACCTGCTCGGCACGGCGCATGGCCTGCACCAGATGCTGGCGGTGATGCATGCGGTTGGGCAAGCCTGTGAGCGGGTCGTTGAGGGCCAGATGACTCAGTTCATCCACGGCCCGGCGGAGGCTGAGTTCGTCCATCACCAGCGCCGCAAAATCCTCCAGGTCCGCCTCATCCTCGGCCGTGAAGACGCGGGGCTTGCTGTCGAGGACGCACAAGGTGCCCAGCTTGTGCCCGTCGGGCGTGACCAGCGGGGAACCTGCGTAGAACCGGATATGCGGATCATCCGTGACGGCGTCGTAGAGCCGCAGCCGCGGGTCACGTTGCGCGTCCGGAATGACCATGGTGCCGGGCTGCCCGATGGTCACCGCGCAGAAGGACTGGTCGATGGGGGTCTGCGTGCCTTCGAAGCCGACGCGGGCTTTGAACCACTGCCGGTCAGCGTCGATCAGGCTGGTCAGGGCCATCGGCATCCTGAAATGGCGCGCGGCCAGCCGGACGATTCGGTCGAATTGCGGCTCCGGATCTGTATCGAGAATGCCGTAGCGGTACAGAGCTTCAAGTCGAGCCTGATCACGGATCAGCCCATTTGTCGTGTCTGAAGTCGGCACTGGGGTCAGGGGCGATTGGGTCATTTGCCCTCCGGCATATTTAGGCACTTATTTTTTCTACTGGAACAACACCTCTGATGGATGTGACTTTCTTTGTCGGGGCTGAACTCTGACCTCCCCACGTCAGGTCACCTGTCCTCCAGCAGGGTCAGGAACGCCTGAACCACATGGGGATCGAAGTGACTGCCAGCACTCGCCTGGATATGTTCCAGGGCCTTCTCCCGTGTCCACGCCATCCGGTAAGGGCGGTCGCTGGTCAGCGCGTCATACACATCCACCACCGCGAACGCTC encodes the following:
- a CDS encoding glutaredoxin family protein, producing the protein MPEVILYATPTCPDCHALRLWFDRHGVTYEERDLTDPAVADGAKAQYGVRVAPITVIGEQFFYGTFDQQRPEIEALLT
- a CDS encoding heavy metal translocating P-type ATPase, translating into MTTQDHSGHQGRQHAPADAVLEVAFHDCHDASEFADLERSLARVPGVISVHIDRTRAVAHLGYDPGRVTEAGLRQHLREAGYNCACQDCLPSSVQQGHPSVGHEHHGHEASSSGAGEHDHAAMDHPGSTGAPDGHGAASHGPHTGHDAHADMGHDEHAGHGAEMVNDMLRRFVVSLILTVPIVLYSPIGGLLGFTAPPPFGLSMAWFGLILATPVVWWGGWPFISAAWRALKRREANMMTLIATGILVSYVYSVWVTLFLRTDEVFFEAAAMLTTFSLVGHWLEMRSRFATGRAVEALLKLAPSTARVVRDGQETEVPLEHVVVGNEIVVRPGDRVPVDGEVVSGDSYVDESMITGEPIPVQKTAGKSVTGGTVNQNGAFTFRATAVGADTALSRIVQMVQNAQASKAPAQRLADTAGKYLVFVALGSGLIAFLVWSLLGAGVVFALTAAVSTIVIACPDALALATPTAITVGVGKGAREGVLFKNAAALEGTAGVDTVIFDKTGTLTEGRPALTDLVPTAGVNESDLLHLAASADQPSQHPLAEAIVKAAGARGVTVRRPQAFDSIPGHGVEATVQGQRVLIGNRKLMDREGVEVSSLAGEMDRLAADGKTAMYVAADGHLLGVVAVADQIRASARVAVMELRRLGVQTVMLTGDNRRTADAVARQLGIDTVIADVLPGEKAAKVQELQGQGRKVAMVGDGVNDAPALAQAEIGMAIGAGTDVAVETADVVLVKSDPASVAVGITLARHVRGKIEQNLFWAAIYNLLAIPFAAGVLYPSYGILLRPEWAALLMSASTVIVTLNALSLNRLRFNRPAVTAA
- a CDS encoding HD domain-containing protein, with product MIFLVTSSMPARPADPYAVIKAELIAQFALGPGSLHGPEHWQRVEDTAVRLAQLGGGDVQVARWFGLFHDAARHSEGTDSRHGHRAAGLVDRYRTWLGLTATQLGLLQWACKHHASGQTTDEPTVGACWDADRLDLPRVGIQPQARYLSTVAGRQQALRLFPAAAGGREHPG
- a CDS encoding sensor domain-containing diguanylate cyclase produces the protein MTQSPLTPVPTSDTTNGLIRDQARLEALYRYGILDTDPEPQFDRIVRLAARHFRMPMALTSLIDADRQWFKARVGFEGTQTPIDQSFCAVTIGQPGTMVIPDAQRDPRLRLYDAVTDDPHIRFYAGSPLVTPDGHKLGTLCVLDSKPRVFTAEDEADLEDFAALVMDELSLRRAVDELSHLALNDPLTGLPNRMHHRQHLVQAMRRAEQVGERVVLALMDLNGFKSVNDTLGHAAGDALLVQVGQRLRETVTTSDLVARLGGDEFTVVLTDLRSPQGAEVAMTRVQQAFTQPFVVAGQPVQVRWSIGMAAFPDDAVEHDELLRLADQAMYTAKRAGDGQPRWSRPPQAGPVPSARR